The Candidatus Saccharimonadales bacterium nucleotide sequence CAGTATTCGTCAGCGAATTAATGCAGTCGATATGGCTGACAAAATCTTCGATGTCATGGTACCAAAAGAAAAACAGATTCAAATTAAAAATGGTAAACGTAAAGTTATTGAAGCAAAAATTTTCCAAGGCTACGCACTTGTTGAAATGAAACTAACTGATGAAACATGGTACATTGTACGCAATACGCCAGGTGTCACCGGTTTTGTTGGTAGTGGCACTGAGCCAACACCAGTGTTTGACAGTGAAATTAGCAAAATCAAAAAACGTATGGGTGTCGATGACCCAAAGCACCACATCGATTTTACAGTTGGCGAAGTAGTCAACATTACCGATGGTCCTTTCAAAGGATTTGATGGATCAATTAGTGAAATTGATACTCAAAAAGGTAAAGTTAAAGTTATGGTCAGTATGTTTGGTCGCGATACACCAGTCGAGCTTGACGCATTACAAGTAACAAAAGTTTAATCTCAGCTATCTCCACCCTTGTAAAATATGGATGGAGATAGTATAATTACACAGTTACGCACATAAGCTTCACTTAACGTGCAAATACTAGTTTAAAAGGAATTTATTATGGCTAAAAAGATTATTGGTAATCTAAAACTACGCATCCCAGCTGGACGCGCGACAGCAGGCCCTCCTGTTGGTTCAACTCTTGGTCAATGGGGTCTTAACATGATGGACTTTATTAATCCTTTCAACGAAGGAACTAAAGCTGATATGGGTAAGGATGTTATCGTTCACCTTCAGGTGTTTGAAGACCGAACATTTACATGGAAGTCACTTGGACAGCCTGTTGATGATATGATCCGTGAAGCAGTTGGTATCAAAAAAGGCTCAGGTAAACCACACTCTGAAAAAGTTGGAAAAATTACCCGTGCGCAACTTGAAACTATCGCTGAAGCAAAAAAAGATCAACTGAACGCAAATGACATGGATGCTCGTGTCAAGGTTATTGCAGGTACAGCCCGATCTATGGGCGTAGAAGTAGAAGGCTAAATACTAGAACTTCAAATACAAGATAAAAACACGC carries:
- the nusG gene encoding transcription termination/antitermination protein NusG, which codes for MAQNRYDSTRQWYAIHTYSGYEEKVADSIRQRINAVDMADKIFDVMVPKEKQIQIKNGKRKVIEAKIFQGYALVEMKLTDETWYIVRNTPGVTGFVGSGTEPTPVFDSEISKIKKRMGVDDPKHHIDFTVGEVVNITDGPFKGFDGSISEIDTQKGKVKVMVSMFGRDTPVELDALQVTKV
- the rplK gene encoding 50S ribosomal protein L11, whose amino-acid sequence is MAKKIIGNLKLRIPAGRATAGPPVGSTLGQWGLNMMDFINPFNEGTKADMGKDVIVHLQVFEDRTFTWKSLGQPVDDMIREAVGIKKGSGKPHSEKVGKITRAQLETIAEAKKDQLNANDMDARVKVIAGTARSMGVEVEG